A single region of the Manihot esculenta cultivar AM560-2 chromosome 12, M.esculenta_v8, whole genome shotgun sequence genome encodes:
- the LOC110628772 gene encoding cytochrome b561 and DOMON domain-containing protein At5g35735 gives MDKSSRTVFFSCVLLLSLCVPPSLAQTCRGHTFSTNQVFTACSDLPVLSSFFYWNYYPSNLTADIAFRKAGASTNTWVAWALNPSGQQMVGSQAILAFHNSSGVPTAYTTPITSFSPSMQPGNLSFQVSNLKAEYSNGHMILFATLHLTSSLISTNQVWQEGSMSGTSFNSHAMDSENSASVGTINFETGATVAGSVGTSTKKNVHGALNAVSWGVLMPMGIMMARYLKVFKVANPAWFYLHAACQSSAYIIGVAGWGTGLKLGSDSPGIKYTKHRNIGITLFSFATLQVFALLLRPKPDHKYRLYWNIYHHSIGYATIILSIINIYEGFDILDPEKKWKKIYTGIIIFLGALAALLEGITWIIVLRRKKAVTSNKHVIGSA, from the exons ATGGATAAATCTTCGAGAACTGTTTTCTTCTCTTGTGTTCTGCTTCTCTCCTTATGTGTTCCACCATCTTTGGCTCAAACTTGCCGGGGCCATACTTTCTCTACCAATCAAGTATTCACAGCTTGCAGCGATCTTCCTGTATTGAGTTCTTTCTTCTATTGGAATTACTATCCATCAAACCTCACTGCTGATATTGCTTTTCGCAAAGCTGGAGCATCCACCAACACTTGGGTTGCATGGGCTCTCAATCCTAGTGGCCAACAGATGGTGGGGTCACAGGCTATTCTGGCTTTTCATAACTCCAGCGGTGTCCCGACCGCTTATACCACGCCAATAACCAGCTTCTCCCCATCGATGCAACCGGGGAACTTGAGTTTTCAGGTCTCCAATCTTAAAGCAGAGTATTCAAATGGCCATATGATACTCTTTGCTACTCTGCACCTTACGAGTAGCTTGATATCGACCAACCAAGTGTGGCAGGAAGGTAGCATGAGCGGAACTAGTTTTAATTCTCATGCCATGGATTCAGAAAACAGCGCATCAGTAGGGACTATAAATTTTGAGACTGGAGCAACAGTTGCAGGATCTGTCGGAACAAGCACTAAGAAGAAT GTCCATGGAGCACTAAACGCAGTGAGCTGGGGAGTTCTGATGCCAATGGGAATAATGATGGCCAGATACTTGAAGGTGTTCAAGGTAGCAAACCCAGCTTGGTTTTATCTGCATGCAGCTTGCCAATCATCTGCATATATTATTGGGGTTGCTGGATGGGGAACTGGTCTTAAATTAGGCAGTGATTCTCCTGGAATCAAGTATACCAAACACAGAAACATTGGCATAACCCTCTTCTCCTTTGCAACACTTCAG GTGTTTGCGTTGCTGTTGAGGCCAAAGCCAGATCACAAGTACAGACTGTATTGGAACATCTACCACCATTCCATTGGATATGCAACCATCATTCTGAGCATCATAAACATCTACGAGGGATTTGACATTTTAGATCCTGAGAAGAAATGGAAAAAGATATACACTGGAATTATCATATTCTTAGGTGCCCTTGCAGCTCTATTAGAGGGTATCACTTGGATCATTGTCCTCAGAAGGAAGAAAGCAGTCACCTCCAACAAGCATGTCATTGGGAGTGCTTAG